The DNA segment CCTCATCCTCATGTCAGTTTCCTCTCGCTCAATAGcggtctcctcatcctccctagcagtctcctcacgttccctagcagtctcctcatcctccctagcaggCTCCTCATTCTCCCAACCAGTCTCCTCAatctccctagcagtctcctcatcctccctagaaGTCTCCTCACGCTCACTAGCAGTCTCCTCACCCtgcctagcagtctcctcatcctccctagaaGTCTCCTCACGCTCACCcacctagcagtctcctcaccctgcctagcagtctcctcatcctccctagcaaCCAGTCTCCTCAATCTCCCTAGCATCCATCCTCCCTAACATTCACGCTCACTAGCAGTCTCCTCACCCtgcctagcagtctcctcatcctccctagaaGTCTCATCCACCCTAACATTCTCCTCACCCACCTTAGCAATCTCCTAATCCTCTAGAAGTCTCCTCATCCatcctagcagtctcctcatcctccccagcAGGCTCCTCATTCTCCCTAGCAGCCTCCTCATTCTCCCTGGcagtctcctcacgctccctagcagtctcctcatcctacatagcagtctcctcatcctccctagcagtctcctcacgctcATAAGCAGTCTCCTCATGCTCCCTAGCAgtgtcctcatcctccctagcagtctcctcatcctccctagaaGTCTCCTCACGCTcactagcagtctcctcacgccCCCTAGCAGTATCCTCATCCTCCATTGCAGGCTCCTCATCCTCCCAAGTAGTCTCCTCAAACTcactagcagtctcctcacgctccctaACAGTCTCCTCATACTCCCTAACAGCctcctcacgctccctagcagtctcctcatgcTCCCCAGCAGTCACCTCATCCttcctagcagtctcctcatcctccttagAAGTCTCCTCACGCTcactagcagtctcctcacgctccctagcaGTGTCCTCATCATCCCTAGCAgtttcctcatcctccctagcagtctcctcatcttccctagcaggctcctcatcctccctagcagcCTCCTTATCCTCCCTAgctgtctcctcatcctccctagcagtctcctggCGCTCATTAGCAGTCTCCGCACGCTCCCGTGTAGTGTCCTCATCCACCGCAGCAGTCTCTTCACGCTCCCTAGCAGGCTCCTCATCCTCCCAAGCAGTCTCCTCAAACTcactagcagtctcctcacgctccctaACAGTCTCCTCAaactccctagcagtctcctcacgctcactagcagtctcctcatcatCCCTAGCAgtgtcctcatcctccctagcagtctcctcatcttccctagcaggctcctcatcctccctagcagtctcctcatcctccctagctgtctcctcatcctccctagcagtgTCCTGCCGCTCACTAGCAGTCTCCTGGCGCTCATtagcagtctcctcacgctccCGTGTAGTGTCCTCATCCTCCGCAGCAGTCTCTTCACGCTCCCTAGCTGGCTCCTCATCCTCCCAAGCAGTCTCCTCAAACTcactagcagtctcctcacgctccctaACAGTCTCCTCATACTcactagcagtctcctcacgctccctagcaGTGTCCTCATCATCCCTAGCAgtttcctcatcctccctagcagtctcctcatcttccctagcaggctcctcatcctctctagcagtctcctcatcctccctagctgtctcctcatcctccctagcagtgTCCTGGCGCTcactagcagtctcctcacgctccTGTGTAGTGTCCTCATCTTCCGCAGCAGTCTCTTCACGCTCCCTAGAAgtgtcctcatcctccctagcagtctcctcacacTCACTAGCAGTCTCTTCATCccccctagcagtctcctcacgctcTCTAACAGGCTCCTCATCTTCCCTATCAGTctcctcaagctcattagcagtTTCCTCATGCTCCCttgcagtctcctcatcctccctagcagcCTCCTCAAGCTCCCTAACAGTCTCCTCATCCTACCAGCAGTTTCCTCACGCTCCCTACcagtctcctcacgctccctagcagtctcctcacgctccctagcagtttcctcatcctccctagcagcCTCCCCAAGCTCCCTaacagtctcctcatcctccctagtagtctcctcacgctccctagcagtctcctcacacTCCCTAGCAgtgtcctcatcctccctagcagtctcctcatcctccctggcACTCCTCATTCTATCTAGAAGTCacctcatcctccctagcagtctcctcatcctccctagaaGTCTCCTCACGCTcactagcagtctcctcacgctccctagcaGTGTCCTCATCATCCCTAGCAgtttcctcatcctccctagcagtctcctcatcttCCCCAGCaggctcctcatcctccctagcagtctcctcatcctccctagctgtctcctcatcctccctagcagtgTCCTGGCGCtcactagcagtctcctcatGCTCCCGTGTAGTGTCCTCATCTTCCGCAGCAGTCTCTTCACGCTCCCTAGAAgtgtcctcatcctccctagcagtctcctcacacTCACTAGCAGTCTCTTCATCCCctctagcagtctcctcatcctccctggcACTCCTCATTCTATCTAGAAGTCACCTCCTTATCAGTctcctcaagctcattagcagtTTCTTCATGCTCCCttgcagtctcctcatcctccctagcagcCTCCTCAAGCTCCCTAACAGTCTCCTCATCCTACCTAGCAGTTTCCTCACGCTCCCTACcagtctcctcacgctccctagcagtctcctcacgctccctagcagtttcctcatcctccctagcagcCTCCCCAAGCTCCCTaacagtctcctcatcctccctagtagtctcctcacgctccctagcaGTCACCTCACACTCCCTAGCAgtgtcctcatcctccctagctgtctcctcatcctccctggcACTCCTCATTCTATCTAGAAGTCTCCTCACAATCCCTAGCAGGctcctcacgctccctagcagtctcctcacgctccctagcagtctcctcatcctccctagcagcCTCCTCAAGCTCCCTaacagtctcctcatcctccctagcagtctcctcacgctccctagcagtctcctcatcctccctagctgACTCCTCACCCTTCCTAGCAATTTCCTCATCCACCGTAGCAGTTTCCTCATCCTCCccagcagtctcctcatcctcccttgcACTCCTCATCCTATCTAGCAGTCTCCTCACACTCCCTAGCAGGctcctcacgctccctagcagtctcctcatcctcccgaGTAGTCCCCTCATCCTCCCAagcagtctcctcacgctccctaTCAATCTCCTCATCTTCCCATGCAGACTCCTTATCCTCCCTAACAGGCTCCTCACGACCCCTAACAGTCTCCTCATCATCACAGTCTCCTCAACATCCCTAGCAGCCTCCTCCTTCTCCcgagcagtctcctcatcctcccgagcagtctcctcatcctcccaagcattctcctcctcctccctagcgGTATACTCATCAAGTCTCGCAGTCTCCTCACACTCCCTAGCaggctcctcatcctccctaaGCGGCCTCCTCAgcctccctagcagtctcctaaTCCTTCCTAGAAGTCTCACCCACCTTAGCAGTTTCCTAATCTTCCCTAGAAGTCTCGTCATCCACCCTAGCAGTCTTctcatcctccctagcagtctcctcatcctccgagcagtctcctcatcctcccttgcagtctcctcacgctcactagcagtctcctcacgctcTCTAGCAGTCTCCCCACGCTCTCTAGCAGTCTCCTCATTCTCCCTAGCAGTCTCGTCACGCTCCCTAGCAGTGTCCTCATcgtccctagcagtctcctcacacTCACTAGCAGTCTCTTCAccctccctagcagtctcctcatcctccctaaccGTCTCCTCACACTCACTAGCAGTCTCTTCAccctccctagcagtctcctcatcctccctagaagtctcctcacgctccctagcagtctcctcatcctacgtagcagtctcctcctcctccctagagGTCTACTCATCCTGTCTCGCAGTCTACTCACACTCCCTAGCAGGCTCCACATCCTACCTAGCAGCCTCATCACCCTCCCTAGCAGTCTCCCCACACTCCCTATcaatctcctcatcctccctatcAGTCTCATCATCTTCCCTAGCAGACTCCTTATCCTCCCTAACAGGCTCCTCACGATCCCTAACAGTCTCCTCATCATCACAGTCTCCTCAACATCCCTAGCAGCCTCCTCATTCTCCcgagcagtctcctcatcctcccgagcagtctcctcatcctcccaagcattctcctcctcctccctagcgGTCTACTCATCAAGTCTCGCAGTCTCCTCACACTCCCTAGCAGGGTCCACATCCTCCCTAGCAGCCTCCTCAccctccctagcagtctcctcacgctccctagcagtctcctcatcctccctagcagtctcctcatcctccctagcagtctcctcacgctccctagTAGTATCCTCacgctccctagcagtctcctcatcctccctagcagtctcctcatcctccctagaaGTCTCCTCACGCTcactagcagtctcctcacgctccctagcagtctcctcatcctccctggcACTCCTCATCCTATCTAGCAGTCTCCTCATACTCATTAGCAGTCTCTtcatcctccctagcagtctcATCACACTCCCTAACAGGCTCGTCATCCTCCCTATAATGAGGAGGCTGCTAGGGAGAATGAGGAGGCTGCTAGcaaggatgaggatgaggagggaggatgaggagactgctagggagcgtgaggagaTTGCAGTCCTAGCAGTGTGAGGATCTTGCTAGTGAGGGCTCCCTAGCAgactcctcatcctccctagcagtctcTTCATCCTCGCTAGCAGTCCTCTCACCCTCCCTAGCAGACTCCTCAccctccctagcagtctcctcctcctccctagcaGTGTCCTCACGCTCCCTAGCATACTCCTTATCCTCCCAAGCAGTCTCCTCAAACTcactagcagtctcctcacgctccctaacagtctcctcatccactagcagtctcctcacgctccctagcaGTGTCCTCATCATCCCTAGCAgtttcctcatcctccctagcagtctcctcatctccctagcaggctcctcatcctcctagcagtctcctcatcctccctagctgtctcctcatcctccctagcagtgTCCTGGCGCTcactagcagtctcctcacgctccTGTGTAGTGTCCTCATCTTCCGCagcagtctcctcacgctccctagcagtgtcctcatcctccctagcagtctcctcacacTCACTAGCAGTCTCTtcatcctccctagcagtctcctcacgctccctaacaggctcctcatcctccctagcagtctcctcatcctcattaGCAGTTTCCTCATGCTCCCttgcagtctcctcatcctccctagcagtctcctcatcctccctggcagtctcctcatcctacctagcagtctcctcatactccctagcagtctcctcatcctccctagcagtctcTCACGCTCCCTACAgtttcctcatcctccctagcagcCTCCCCAAGCTCCCTaacagtctcctcatcctccctagtagtctcctcacgctccctaTCAGTCTCCTCACACTCCCTAGCAgtgtcctcatcctccctagcagtctcctcatcctccctggcACTCCTCATTCTATCTAGAAGTCacctcatcctccctagcagtctcctcatcctccctagaaGTCTCCTCACGCTcactagcagtctcctcacgctccctagcaGTGTCCTCATCATCCCTAGCAgtttcctcatcctccctagcagtctcctcatctccctagcaggctcctcatcctccctagcagtctcctcatcctccctagcagtctcctcatcctccctagcagtctcctcctcctccctagcaGTCTCTCATGCTCACGTCCTCATCTtagcagtctcctcacgctccctagcagtgtcctcatcctccctagcagtctcctcacacTCACTAGCAGTTTCTtcatcctccctagcagtctcctcatcctccctggcAGTCTCCTCATTCCCTAGAAGTCACCTCCTTATCAGTctcctcaagctcattagcagcTCTTCAtgctccctagcagtctcctcatcctccctagcagtctcctcaagCTCCCTaacagtctcctcatcctccctagcagtctcctcacgctccctaccagtctcctcacgctccctagcagtctcctcacgctccctagcagtctcctcatcctccctagcagcCTCCTCAagctccctagcagtctcctcatcctccctagcagtctcctcacgctccctagcagtctcctcacactccctagcagtctcctcatcctccctagcagtctcctcatcctccctggcACTCCTCATTCCTAGAAGTCTCCTCACAATCCCTAGCAGGctcctcacgctccctagcagtctcctcacgctccctagcagtctcctcatcctccctagcagtctcctcaagctccctagcagtctcctcatcctccctagcagtctcctcacgctccctagcagtctcctcatcctccctagcagtctcctcacccTCCCTAGCAGTTTCCTCATCCTCCGTAGCAgtttcctcatcctccctagcagtctcctcatcctcccttgcACTCCTCATCCT comes from the Oncorhynchus clarkii lewisi isolate Uvic-CL-2024 unplaced genomic scaffold, UVic_Ocla_1.0 unplaced_contig_656_pilon_pilon, whole genome shotgun sequence genome and includes:
- the LOC139401903 gene encoding golgin subfamily A member 6-like protein 22, translated to MRSAREDEETAREDEDTARECEETAREREETTREDEETDEETVRELEEAAREDEETAREHEETANELEETDREDEEPVREREETARGDEETASECEETAREDEDTSREREETAAEDEDTTQEREETASERQDTAREDEETAREDEETAREDEEPAREDEETAREDEETARDDEDTAREREETASEYEETVREREETASEFEETAWEDEEPAREREETAAEDEDTTREREETANERQETASERQDTAREDEETAREDEETAREDEEPAREDEETAREDEDTARDDEETASEREETAREFEETVREREETASEFEETAWEDEEPAREREETAAVDEDTTRERAETANERQETAREDEETAREDKEAAREDEEPAREDEETAREDEETARDDEDTAREREETASEREETSKEDEETARKDEVTAGEHEETAREREEAVREYEETVREREETASEFEETTWEDEEPAMEDEDTARGREETASEREETSREDEETAREDEDTAREHEETAYEREETAREDEETAMEDEETARQGEETASEREETSREDEETAREIEETGWENEEPAREDEETAREREETAREDEETAIEREETDMRMRRLLGRMRRLLVSVRRLLVSVRRLLVSVRRLLVSVRRLLVS